GCGTGTCGAAGGTGTCGACGAAGATCGAGACCGGGTCGGGGACGCCGATCGCGTAGGCGAGCTGGACCTCGACCTTGTCGCAGAGCCCCGCCGCGACGATGTTCTTGGCGATGTAGCGGCCCATGTAGGAGGCCGAGCGGTCGACCTTGCTCGGGTCCTTGCCCGAGAAGCAGCCGCCGCCGTGGCTCCCCTGCCCGCCGTAGGTGTCGACGATGATCTTGCGGCCGGTCAGGCCGGTGTCGCCGTGCGGTCCGCCGATCACGAAGCGCCCGGTGGGGTTGACGTGATAGGTGATGTGCTCCTCGTCCAGCAGCCCGGCGGGGATCACCGGCTTGATCACGTGCTCGATCATGTCCTCGCGGATCTTCTTGAGCGTCACGTCGGCGTCGTGCTGCGTCGAGATGACGACGGTGTCGACGCGCACCGGCTTGCTGCCGCGGTACTCGATGGTCACCTGGCTCTTGCCGTCCGGGCGCAGGTAGCGCAGCAGGTTGCTGCGGCGGCACTCGGACAGCCGCTTGACGAGCTTGTGCGCGAGCAGGATCGGCATCGGCATCAGCTCGGGGGTCTCGTTCGTCGCGAAACCGAACATCAGCCCCTGGTCGCCGGCGCCCTGCTCGTGGTCCCGGTCCTCGTTGACGCCCATTGCGATGTCCGGCGACTGCCCCTGGATCGCGTTGAGCACGCCGCAGGTCTCGTAGTCGAAGCCGTAGGCGGCGTCCGTGTAGCCGATCTCCCGGATCGTGTCGCGAACGATCTTCGGGACGTCGACGTAGGTCTTCGTCGTGATCTCGCCGGCGACGAAGGCGAGGCCGGTGGTGACGATGGTCTCGCAGGCCACGCGGCCGTAGGGGTCCTCGGCGAGGATCGCGTCGAGCACCGCGTCCGAGATCTGGTCGGCGATCTTGTCGGGGTGCCCCTCGGTCACCGACTCCGACGTGAACAGGTACTGCTTCTCTTTCATGACGTTCCTCCGTGTACCGCGTCCGCCGGCTGCCTGCGTCTCGGGGGCGCCCTCGGCCGGCTTCCTTCCGCTCTTCCCGCCTGGCATCGATATCCTCCGTAAACGGTTGCTTGTATCACACAACCCGCTGATCTTCAAGGAACATTCGCCGCGCGGGGTGCGGCCGGGAGGGGCGCTAGACAGGCCCGCGGAGGATCGGCGCGGGCGCCCGGGCGGGCAGCTCCGGCGCCGGGGCCGCGCGCTCC
This bacterium DNA region includes the following protein-coding sequences:
- the metK gene encoding methionine adenosyltransferase — protein: MKEKQYLFTSESVTEGHPDKIADQISDAVLDAILAEDPYGRVACETIVTTGLAFVAGEITTKTYVDVPKIVRDTIREIGYTDAAYGFDYETCGVLNAIQGQSPDIAMGVNEDRDHEQGAGDQGLMFGFATNETPELMPMPILLAHKLVKRLSECRRSNLLRYLRPDGKSQVTIEYRGSKPVRVDTVVISTQHDADVTLKKIREDMIEHVIKPVIPAGLLDEEHITYHVNPTGRFVIGGPHGDTGLTGRKIIVDTYGGQGSHGGGCFSGKDPSKVDRSASYMGRYIAKNIVAAGLCDKVEVQLAYAIGVPDPVSIFVDTFDTHKVDPLKIRALIPQVFPLKPKGIIKHLDLLRPIYRKTAAFGHFGRPEPEFTWEKTDKAAELKKAAGL